One part of the Thermoanaerobacterium sp. CMT5567-10 genome encodes these proteins:
- the flgF gene encoding flagellar basal-body rod protein FlgF → MLRGLYTASSGMIAQQKIVDVLSNNIANVNTTGYKKDTVTTMAFPDFMVTRNGGDNVPYNGNIGNMDYGVLVETFNTNFSEGSIEKTGGKLDFAIDGSGFFTVSTPNGIRYTKDGSFTLNSNGYLVTKDGYYVMGQNGPIQLNNGDISVDDFGNISLNGQTVDKLNIVDFSNYSTLRKEGSNLFFTSGGQAIPASGLVKQGYLEGSNVNPVDEMVTMISAMRTYEANQKTVSAFDETLDKAVNEVGRI, encoded by the coding sequence ATGCTAAGAGGTCTTTATACAGCCTCATCTGGAATGATAGCACAGCAGAAAATAGTAGATGTGCTTTCAAATAACATTGCAAATGTAAATACAACAGGTTACAAGAAGGATACTGTAACGACAATGGCGTTTCCTGATTTCATGGTTACAAGAAACGGCGGTGACAATGTACCGTATAATGGCAATATAGGCAATATGGATTATGGTGTTTTGGTTGAGACCTTTAATACGAATTTCTCAGAAGGAAGTATTGAAAAGACTGGTGGGAAGCTGGACTTTGCCATAGATGGTTCAGGATTTTTTACTGTCAGTACTCCAAATGGCATAAGGTACACAAAGGATGGTTCTTTTACATTGAATAGCAATGGATACCTTGTGACGAAGGATGGCTATTATGTAATGGGGCAGAATGGGCCTATACAGCTTAATAACGGGGATATATCTGTTGATGATTTTGGAAATATCAGTTTGAACGGTCAAACTGTTGACAAGCTGAATATTGTTGACTTCAGCAATTACAGTACATTAAGGAAAGAAGGTAGTAACCTGTTCTTTACAAGTGGAGGACAGGCTATACCTGCTAGCGGGTTAGTTAAGCAGGGGTATTTAGAAGGTTCCAACGTGAATCCTGTAGATGAGATGGTGACCATGATCAGTGCCATGAGAACTTATGAAGCAAATCAAAAGACAGTGTCAGCCTTTGATGAAACACTTGATAAGGCTGTAAATGAAGTGGGAAGAATATAA
- a CDS encoding rod shape-determining protein, producing MFALSRDIGIDLGTASVLVYMKDEGIVLNEPSVVAIDRNTDKILAVGDEAKRMVGRTPGDIVAVRPMSAGVISDYDITEKMLKYFIQKACGGGIIMRPRIMICIPSEVTQVQKRAVIDAAVHAGARRAFLIEEPIAAAIGAGLDIEKPCGNMVVDIGGGTTDVAVISLGNAVVSKSIKVAGNNFDDAIIRYIRRKYNIIIGDRTAEEIKINIGSAYEKDKEEFMTVKGRSLISGLPKSFDISSKEVTEALQEPLANIIDLVHNVLEKTPPELAADICDRGIVLTGGGSLLHGLDKLLEEKMDVPVILANDPISCVALGTGKALDSLPLMEDHETVVDAFKIK from the coding sequence ATGTTTGCTCTATCAAGGGATATAGGAATTGACCTTGGCACGGCATCTGTACTTGTCTATATGAAGGATGAGGGGATCGTTTTAAACGAACCATCTGTTGTTGCAATTGACAGGAATACAGATAAGATACTTGCAGTAGGCGATGAAGCAAAGAGAATGGTAGGCAGGACGCCGGGGGATATTGTAGCAGTTAGGCCTATGAGTGCTGGTGTTATTTCAGATTACGATATAACTGAGAAAATGCTTAAATATTTTATTCAAAAGGCCTGCGGCGGGGGAATTATAATGAGGCCCAGAATAATGATATGCATACCCAGTGAGGTTACGCAAGTTCAAAAAAGGGCTGTTATAGATGCTGCTGTACATGCAGGCGCCAGAAGAGCTTTTTTGATTGAAGAGCCTATAGCCGCAGCTATAGGTGCAGGGCTTGACATAGAAAAGCCTTGCGGGAATATGGTAGTTGATATTGGGGGAGGCACCACTGATGTTGCTGTTATTTCTCTTGGTAACGCAGTGGTGTCTAAAAGTATAAAAGTAGCTGGGAATAATTTTGACGATGCGATAATAAGGTACATACGTAGAAAATACAATATCATAATCGGAGACAGAACTGCTGAAGAGATAAAAATAAATATAGGTTCTGCTTATGAAAAAGATAAGGAAGAATTTATGACCGTTAAAGGAAGAAGTTTGATATCTGGCCTACCTAAGAGTTTCGATATAAGCTCAAAAGAAGTTACTGAAGCACTTCAAGAACCATTAGCTAATATAATAGATCTAGTTCATAATGTATTAGAGAAGACTCCTCCAGAATTAGCAGCAGATATATGCGATCGTGGCATTGTACTTACTGGTGGTGGTTCTTTGCTACATGGGTTGGACAAGCTGCTGGAGGAAAAGATGGATGTGCCAGTAATACTAGCTAATGATCCTATATCTTGTGTAGCTTTGGGAACAGGAAAAGCACTGGATTCTTTACCTTTGATGGAAGATCATGAAACGGTAGTTGATGCATTTAAAATCAAGTAA
- the spoIIID gene encoding sporulation transcriptional regulator SpoIIID — MKDYIEERTLEIGKYIIKNKSTVREAAKVFGVSKSTVHKDVTERLENINPKLYKEVKEVLEKNKAERHIRGGNATKKKYKLGK; from the coding sequence TTGAAGGATTATATCGAAGAGAGAACATTAGAGATAGGAAAATATATTATAAAAAACAAATCAACTGTAAGAGAGGCTGCCAAAGTTTTTGGTGTCAGCAAAAGTACTGTTCATAAAGACGTTACAGAGAGGCTTGAGAATATAAACCCAAAGCTTTACAAAGAGGTTAAAGAAGTACTTGAGAAAAACAAAGCAGAAAGGCATATAAGGGGTGGAAATGCCACCAAGAAAAAATACAAGTTAGGCAAATAA
- the flgG gene encoding flagellar basal-body rod protein FlgG: MIRALWSAASGMNAQQLNVDVISNNLANVNTTSFKRDRAEFQDLMYQTLQTEDVNAGQGRPVNMQVGVGVRPSAIVKDFTEGSLQETDNPLDVALDGEGFFAVLGPDGNTYYTRDGSFKLSVDQNTATLTTADGYPVLDDGGNPITFDSTQKDISISPLGVISVKDSDGTQQDVATLGIYNFQNPDGLLDKGSNLYEATAASGDPGTRDDFQGKMGNVRQGFLETSNVQVVNEMVNMISAQRAYELNSKAIQAADDMLSIANNLRR, from the coding sequence ATGATAAGGGCATTGTGGTCTGCAGCATCAGGCATGAATGCGCAGCAGCTTAATGTGGATGTAATCTCAAATAACCTTGCCAATGTGAATACGACATCTTTTAAAAGGGACAGAGCAGAATTTCAGGATTTGATGTACCAGACTCTTCAGACAGAAGATGTAAATGCAGGACAGGGAAGGCCTGTAAACATGCAAGTTGGGGTAGGTGTAAGGCCTTCAGCAATAGTTAAGGATTTTACTGAGGGGAGTTTACAAGAAACTGATAACCCACTGGATGTAGCGTTAGATGGAGAGGGATTTTTTGCCGTATTGGGTCCTGACGGGAATACATACTACACAAGGGATGGAAGTTTTAAATTAAGCGTAGATCAAAATACAGCCACACTTACTACGGCTGATGGATATCCCGTTTTAGACGATGGAGGAAACCCAATAACATTTGACAGTACCCAAAAAGATATATCTATATCGCCACTCGGCGTCATATCTGTCAAAGATTCTGATGGAACGCAGCAGGATGTAGCGACTTTGGGAATCTACAATTTCCAAAATCCAGATGGTCTATTAGATAAAGGTAGCAATCTCTATGAAGCTACAGCTGCATCTGGCGATCCTGGAACAAGAGACGATTTTCAGGGCAAAATGGGAAATGTCCGCCAAGGCTTTTTAGAGACTTCAAATGTTCAAGTTGTAAATGAAATGGTAAACATGATATCAGCTCAAAGGGCTTACGAATTAAATTCAAAGGCTATTCAAGCAGCAGATGATATGCTTAGCATTGCCAATAATTTAAGGAGATAA
- a CDS encoding M23 family metallopeptidase, which translates to MKINRDDLARFFDRKGFYLILFLCIVVVAVTAVYVTNNNLKKMAELNTAQEKLSTTNANSSSKNLITEYPTTNNSSSAVKEESKTKVENTKSQSVASSNKSVASSVSDKAASTKTQENNALNTMSNNTAVSTEAKSENDTTLSLMKPVNGDVVMEFAVTKLTYSKTLDEWTTHKGVDLKADLGTEVVAAMGGVVTKVYSDSRLGNTVEIKNGTYITRYSNLDENIDVKVGQAVEKGSVIGKVGNTAKFEIAEDPHVHFELLKDGTYIDPMQYFK; encoded by the coding sequence ATGAAAATAAATAGGGACGATTTGGCAAGATTTTTCGACAGAAAAGGTTTCTACTTAATTCTATTCTTGTGCATTGTTGTCGTTGCAGTAACAGCAGTATACGTAACTAACAATAATTTAAAGAAAATGGCTGAGTTAAACACAGCTCAGGAAAAGCTAAGTACAACAAACGCTAATTCAAGCTCAAAAAATTTAATAACAGAATATCCTACGACTAATAATAGCAGCAGTGCTGTAAAAGAAGAAAGCAAGACGAAAGTGGAAAATACAAAATCCCAAAGTGTGGCATCTTCAAATAAAAGTGTTGCTTCCAGTGTAAGTGATAAAGCTGCATCAACTAAAACCCAGGAAAACAATGCTTTAAATACCATGTCAAACAACACAGCAGTAAGTACAGAAGCAAAAAGTGAGAATGATACGACATTATCACTGATGAAACCGGTAAATGGCGATGTAGTTATGGAATTTGCAGTAACTAAACTTACATATTCAAAGACCCTTGATGAGTGGACGACACATAAGGGAGTAGATTTGAAAGCCGATCTTGGTACAGAAGTTGTTGCTGCCATGGGGGGTGTTGTAACTAAAGTATACAGTGACAGCAGGTTGGGAAATACTGTAGAAATCAAAAATGGCACATATATAACCCGTTACAGCAATCTGGATGAAAACATCGATGTAAAAGTTGGACAGGCTGTAGAAAAAGGAAGTGTCATAGGTAAGGTTGGAAATACTGCAAAGTTTGAAATCGCAGAAGATCCACATGTACATTTTGAATTGCTGAAAGATGGCACTTATATTGACCCTATGCAATATTTTAAATAA